In a genomic window of Flavobacteriales bacterium:
- a CDS encoding outer membrane beta-barrel protein — MPVRSLFVILFAFVSAFASAQRPNSGMGGAPAIGRVYGRVIDVSTGKGAEYTTVAVRPATKDSILGGAITRHNGDFEVDKLPVGPPLKITITFIGYKPFEQQVRLTRERIELDLGNINLQPDAAVLNEVEVTGERATMTMQVDRRVFAVDKDLSAQGGTGVDVMKNVPGLSVDLDGNVQMRGASPQILVNGRPTSMTLEQIPAEDIEKIQVITNPSVAFDANTTGGIINVVLKKTTKPGYSGQVQAGGGTNGRYQGGLNLNMKEGRWNFGLGYNYNTSTNLTDGSTERTERSSGITTGYFDQMARSEHSRTVHGGRFSADWQVTNRNLLSFSQNLRFHEHSGTDQLDAILRGAGNELLSTAEQRNGNTTESMSATTTLAFRRKAPKEGREWGADFTYNTWSRASVAQFAQYGRDAAGNDLPTSPRVQDNNGGSRYDQFSLQADWIEPIGERNKLEFGIKSSWKADDTYLLAYVTSPQAGELALDTSLTNDYAITDIINAAYVNWQRKLTDHWGLQAGFRFEQTWFETVVRNKDITFSYRYPNGAENIAKALFPGIYLSRKWDKSMREIQVNLSRKISRPNFWQIMPFVMNADSRNVRIGNPALAPELSTLAELNHLLPFMKDKGTWLTSFFARHTQDAITSYATPLPSDTTLLLNTFVNGSYSMSSGWENILKLEPISGLQLTVSGTLQYTDVALRSTDGGARNQGFNWNAKAMVAWRFMKDWNAQVNGEYEGPRIQPQGRSIAQYGIDFSLNHDVTRKVSMLLSVNDVFFTRKWGNIVDTPSLYQESFRRREMRFVRLTLTWKFGEQNTSLFRRRQQQRQEPGNSGGDMDM; from the coding sequence ATGCCGGTCCGCTCCCTCTTCGTGATCCTCTTCGCATTCGTTTCCGCATTCGCCAGCGCTCAACGCCCGAATAGCGGAATGGGCGGCGCACCTGCCATCGGAAGGGTTTATGGACGCGTGATCGACGTTAGCACGGGCAAGGGCGCCGAATACACCACCGTGGCCGTCCGCCCCGCTACCAAGGACAGCATTCTCGGAGGCGCGATCACGCGCCACAACGGCGACTTCGAGGTGGACAAGCTCCCCGTCGGTCCGCCGCTGAAGATCACCATCACCTTCATCGGTTATAAGCCCTTCGAGCAGCAGGTGCGGCTCACACGCGAGCGCATCGAGCTGGACCTGGGAAACATCAACCTGCAGCCGGATGCCGCGGTGCTCAACGAAGTAGAGGTCACCGGTGAGCGCGCCACCATGACCATGCAGGTGGATCGCCGCGTATTCGCCGTGGACAAGGACCTGAGCGCGCAAGGCGGAACCGGCGTTGATGTGATGAAGAACGTGCCCGGACTCAGCGTTGACCTGGACGGTAACGTGCAGATGCGCGGGGCATCGCCGCAGATCCTGGTGAACGGCAGGCCAACCTCCATGACGCTTGAACAGATACCCGCGGAGGACATCGAGAAGATCCAGGTGATCACCAATCCATCAGTGGCCTTCGACGCGAACACCACGGGCGGCATCATCAACGTTGTGCTGAAGAAGACCACGAAGCCCGGATACAGCGGGCAGGTGCAAGCCGGGGGCGGCACCAACGGCCGCTATCAGGGCGGGCTCAACCTGAACATGAAGGAAGGCCGCTGGAACTTCGGCCTCGGCTATAACTACAACACGAGCACCAATCTCACCGACGGCAGCACCGAACGCACCGAACGCAGCTCGGGCATCACCACCGGCTACTTCGATCAGATGGCCCGCAGCGAGCATTCGCGCACCGTGCACGGCGGTCGCTTCAGCGCCGATTGGCAAGTGACCAACCGGAATCTGCTGAGCTTCTCGCAGAATCTCCGTTTCCATGAGCACAGCGGCACGGACCAGCTCGATGCAATCCTGCGCGGCGCGGGGAACGAATTGCTCTCCACGGCCGAGCAGCGCAACGGCAACACGACCGAATCGATGAGCGCCACCACTACCCTCGCCTTCCGCCGCAAAGCGCCGAAAGAAGGCCGGGAATGGGGCGCCGACTTCACCTACAACACGTGGAGCCGCGCCAGCGTGGCGCAATTCGCGCAGTACGGCCGAGATGCGGCAGGCAACGACCTCCCAACGAGCCCGCGCGTACAGGACAACAACGGAGGCAGCCGATACGACCAGTTCTCGCTCCAAGCCGATTGGATTGAGCCGATCGGCGAGCGCAACAAGCTCGAGTTCGGCATCAAATCGAGCTGGAAGGCCGACGATACCTATCTCCTCGCCTACGTGACCTCGCCTCAGGCGGGTGAGCTGGCGCTCGATACGAGCCTCACCAACGATTACGCGATCACGGACATCATCAACGCCGCCTACGTGAATTGGCAGCGCAAGCTCACCGACCACTGGGGCCTGCAAGCCGGCTTCCGCTTCGAGCAGACCTGGTTCGAGACCGTGGTGCGCAATAAGGACATCACCTTCAGCTACCGCTACCCCAACGGCGCGGAGAACATCGCGAAGGCGCTCTTCCCCGGGATCTACCTCTCCCGGAAATGGGACAAGAGCATGCGCGAGATCCAGGTGAACCTCTCACGCAAGATCAGCAGGCCCAACTTCTGGCAGATCATGCCTTTCGTGATGAACGCCGACAGCCGCAACGTGCGCATCGGCAATCCAGCACTGGCACCGGAGCTCAGCACCTTGGCCGAGTTGAACCACTTGCTGCCCTTCATGAAGGACAAGGGCACCTGGCTCACGAGCTTCTTCGCCCGCCACACGCAGGATGCAATCACCAGCTACGCCACACCACTGCCTTCGGACACCACGCTCCTGCTCAACACCTTCGTGAATGGCAGCTACAGCATGAGCAGCGGATGGGAGAACATATTGAAATTGGAGCCGATCAGCGGCCTGCAGCTCACGGTAAGCGGCACCTTGCAGTACACCGACGTGGCATTGCGCAGCACCGATGGCGGCGCACGCAATCAAGGCTTCAACTGGAATGCGAAGGCGATGGTCGCTTGGCGCTTCATGAAGGATTGGAATGCACAGGTGAACGGCGAATACGAAGGCCCGCGGATCCAGCCTCAAGGGCGAAGCATCGCGCAGTACGGGATCGACTTCAGCCTGAACCATGACGTGACGCGCAAGGTGAGCATGCTCCTGAGCGTGAACGACGTGTTCTTCACGCGAAAATGGGGGAACATCGTGGACACCCCTTCACTCTACCAAGAGAGCTTCCGCCGCCGCGAGATGCGCTTCGTGCGCCTCACGTTGACTTGGAAGTTCGGCGAGCAGAACACCTCGCTCTTCCGTCGACGGCAACAGCAGCGCCAGGAGCCCGGCAACTCGGGTGGCGATATGGACATGTGA
- a CDS encoding RNA-binding protein has product MNIYVANVPYTVRDQDLRELFEPFGEVTSAKIIMDRATNRSRGFGFVEMADDNAGRSAIEGTNGKNFHGRDLVVNEARPRTEGDRGGFGGGRGGDRGGYGGGDRGGYGGGGGRGGDRGGYRERSDRGGSRDDY; this is encoded by the coding sequence ATGAACATTTACGTCGCCAACGTGCCTTACACTGTTAGGGACCAAGACCTCCGCGAGCTTTTCGAGCCTTTCGGAGAAGTGACCTCGGCCAAGATCATCATGGATCGGGCCACAAACCGGAGCCGTGGCTTCGGCTTCGTGGAGATGGCCGATGACAACGCTGGCCGCTCGGCCATCGAAGGCACCAATGGCAAGAATTTCCACGGCCGCGACCTGGTGGTGAACGAGGCTCGTCCCCGCACCGAGGGTGATCGCGGTGGCTTCGGCGGTGGCCGTGGCGGCGATCGCGGCGGCTACGGCGGTGGTGATCGCGGCGGATACGGCGGAGGCGGCGGTCGCGGCGGCGATCGTGGCGGATACCGCGAGCGCAGCGACCGCGGCGGTTCGCGCGATGATTACTAG
- a CDS encoding lysoplasmalogenase: MRALKNHWVSGLLFAAATLGAIVGDWRGQHQLVYACKPLMMVVLGIWFYLNSRRYGDRFTLLIQAGLFFSLLGDAALMFDHIDQFFFLIGLGAFLIAQICYALGFAQNVADGGNSPGLLIGILIAAVVLAYGAIFGIGLLQSVDDDVLVPVGIYAVTIALMGAAAALRFGRTYLPSFLMVMIGASLFIASDSILATHRFVRVIDHAPISVMLTYALGQYLIARGCLRHVLDPEEVRRRAALDT; the protein is encoded by the coding sequence ATGCGTGCACTGAAGAACCACTGGGTAAGCGGCCTGCTCTTCGCCGCAGCCACCCTCGGCGCCATTGTCGGCGATTGGCGCGGACAGCATCAGCTCGTTTATGCGTGCAAACCGTTGATGATGGTGGTGCTGGGCATCTGGTTCTACCTCAATAGCCGCCGCTACGGCGACCGCTTCACGCTGCTGATCCAGGCCGGGCTCTTCTTCTCGCTGCTCGGTGATGCGGCCTTGATGTTCGATCACATCGACCAGTTCTTCTTCCTCATCGGCCTTGGGGCATTCTTGATCGCACAGATCTGCTATGCATTGGGCTTCGCGCAGAACGTGGCCGACGGGGGCAACAGCCCCGGCCTGCTCATCGGCATCCTCATCGCTGCAGTGGTGCTGGCCTATGGCGCGATCTTCGGCATCGGCTTGCTGCAGAGCGTCGATGACGATGTGCTGGTGCCCGTGGGCATCTATGCGGTCACGATCGCGCTCATGGGGGCCGCTGCTGCGCTCCGCTTCGGCCGGACATACCTGCCGAGCTTCCTCATGGTGATGATCGGTGCTTCACTCTTCATCGCCTCGGATAGTATCCTGGCCACGCATCGCTTCGTGCGCGTGATCGATCATGCGCCCATCAGCGTCATGCTCACCTATGCGCTGGGCCAATACCTGATCGCGCGAGGCTGCCTGCGGCATGTGCTCGATCCGGAGGAGGTGCGTCGCCGTGCCGCGCTCGATACCTGA
- a CDS encoding bifunctional riboflavin kinase/FAD synthetase: protein MLVHTDINDFKGVRRPVLTTGTFDGVHRGHKAILERLIARAKREEGESVLFTFHPHPRMVLFPGDSDLKLLSTQEEKRALLAAAGLDHLLVVPFSRQFSRMHALDYVRDVLVGAIGARALVIGYDHRFGRNREGDLVLLRQLGEAYDIDVEEIPAQEVDHVKVSSTKIRQALQAGEVAAANELLGYPYPLAGVVVKGDQIGRTLGYPTANIGATDPYKLIPGDGVYAVEAHLKDGDRKGMLYIGERPTVSGGLKRNVEVNIFGLDRDLYGEAIHVRFIHRIRGDQRFESMEALKDRLHIDKRMALAHFNLTEA, encoded by the coding sequence ATGCTCGTCCACACCGACATCAACGATTTCAAGGGCGTGAGGCGCCCGGTGCTCACAACGGGCACTTTCGATGGCGTGCATCGCGGGCACAAGGCCATCCTCGAGCGGCTGATCGCACGGGCGAAGCGGGAAGAGGGCGAGAGCGTGCTGTTCACCTTCCATCCGCACCCCCGCATGGTGCTCTTCCCCGGAGATAGCGACCTGAAACTGCTGAGCACGCAGGAGGAAAAGCGCGCTTTGCTCGCAGCGGCCGGCCTCGACCACCTGCTGGTAGTGCCCTTCAGCCGGCAATTCTCACGAATGCACGCGCTCGACTACGTGCGCGATGTCCTGGTGGGCGCCATCGGCGCACGGGCCCTCGTCATCGGCTACGACCACCGCTTCGGCCGCAACCGCGAAGGGGACCTTGTGCTGCTGCGGCAGCTCGGCGAGGCCTATGATATCGACGTCGAGGAGATCCCCGCGCAGGAAGTGGACCACGTGAAAGTTAGCAGCACCAAGATCCGCCAGGCACTGCAGGCCGGAGAGGTCGCGGCCGCGAACGAGCTGCTGGGGTACCCCTACCCGCTCGCCGGCGTGGTGGTGAAAGGCGATCAGATCGGCCGTACCCTCGGCTATCCCACGGCCAACATCGGCGCAACGGATCCATACAAGCTCATCCCCGGCGATGGTGTTTACGCGGTTGAAGCGCATCTTAAGGATGGTGATCGCAAGGGCATGCTCTACATCGGGGAGCGGCCCACCGTGAGCGGTGGCCTGAAGCGAAACGTGGAGGTGAACATCTTCGGGTTGGACCGCGATCTGTACGGCGAGGCCATCCATGTGCGTTTCATCCACCGCATCCGGGGCGATCAGCGCTTCGAGAGCATGGAAGCCCTGAAGGACCGACTGCACATCGACAAGCGAATGGCCCTTGCGCACTTCAACCTCACCGAAGCATGA
- the atpC gene encoding ATP synthase F1 subunit epsilon, which yields MRVEIITPDKELFKGEASYVGVPGVDGGMGFLNNHAPLITVLKAGEVTVKTAEGEKRFPVKGGVVEVMKNTVLVLAE from the coding sequence ATGAGAGTCGAGATCATCACACCCGATAAAGAGCTCTTCAAGGGCGAGGCCAGCTACGTAGGCGTACCCGGCGTTGATGGCGGCATGGGCTTCCTGAATAACCACGCACCGCTGATCACCGTGCTGAAAGCCGGCGAGGTGACGGTGAAGACCGCCGAAGGCGAGAAGCGTTTCCCTGTGAAGGGCGGCGTGGTGGAGGTGATGAAGAACACCGTGCTGGTGCTCGCGGAGTGA
- a CDS encoding leucine-rich repeat domain-containing protein: MRQALLLLLLVTSLVSQGQLLTQAALDSTRTYRSLERALAEPEKVFKLDLSGKKLKAVPEDLRKLRNMNSLDLSGNKLKEFPEWMGELQSMQEFRAARNKLSAFPEPICKWRALKRLDLSRNALPGVPKCMGQLRQLVSLDLWDNDLADFPKELDKMEALRFLDLRGIQFSEEEMEGIRELFPRTKIEFSPSCNCGM; this comes from the coding sequence ATGAGACAGGCCTTGCTCCTCCTGCTCCTTGTCACCTCGCTCGTTTCGCAGGGGCAGCTGCTCACGCAAGCCGCGCTCGACAGCACCCGGACCTACCGCAGCCTTGAACGCGCGCTGGCCGAGCCCGAGAAGGTGTTCAAGCTCGACCTGAGCGGCAAGAAGCTGAAGGCCGTGCCGGAGGACCTCCGCAAGCTGCGCAACATGAATTCCCTCGACCTGAGCGGCAACAAGCTGAAGGAGTTCCCGGAATGGATGGGCGAACTGCAGAGCATGCAGGAGTTCCGGGCCGCGCGCAACAAGCTCAGCGCCTTTCCGGAGCCCATCTGCAAATGGCGAGCGCTGAAGCGGCTCGACTTGAGTCGCAATGCGCTGCCCGGCGTGCCCAAGTGCATGGGCCAATTGCGGCAGCTCGTCTCGCTCGATCTCTGGGACAACGACCTCGCGGACTTCCCGAAAGAGCTCGACAAGATGGAGGCGCTGCGCTTCCTCGATCTGCGCGGCATCCAATTCAGCGAAGAGGAGATGGAAGGCATCCGTGAGCTCTTCCCGCGCACCAAGATCGAATTCAGCCCCAGCTGCAATTGCGGGATGTAG
- a CDS encoding F0F1 ATP synthase subunit beta → MAKHIGKVVQVIGPVVDVRFESGNDLPNIYDALHITRADGSILVLETQQLIGEDTVRAVSMESTDGVARDTKVEGMGQPISMPVGDAIKGRLFNVTGNAIDGMKPVRTGKSYPIHREAPRFEDLTTSTEVLFTGIKVIDLIEPYAKGGKIGLFGGAGVGKTVLIQELINNIAKGYSGYSVFAGVGERTREGNDLLREMIEAGIIKYGEGFKHSMEEGGWDLSKVDYDALSSSQATFIFGQMNEPPGARARVALSGLTLAEYFRDGDEQSGGRDILFFVDNIFRFTQAGSEVSALLGRMPSAVGYQPTLATEMGAMQERITSTKRGSITSVQAVYVPADDLTDPAPATTFAHLDATTVLSRKIAELGIYPSVDPLDSTSRILTPSIVGDQHYDCAQRVKAILQRYKELQDIIAILGMDELSEEDKLSVYRARKVQRFLSQPFFVAEQFTGLKGVMVPIEETIKGFNMILDGEMDEYPETAFNLKGNIEDVIAAGKKMLAEAAKA, encoded by the coding sequence ATGGCCAAGCACATCGGAAAGGTCGTCCAGGTCATCGGACCCGTGGTCGACGTACGCTTCGAGAGCGGCAACGACCTGCCCAATATCTACGACGCGCTCCATATCACACGCGCTGACGGTTCCATCCTGGTCCTCGAGACCCAACAGCTTATCGGTGAGGACACCGTTCGCGCGGTATCCATGGAGAGCACCGACGGCGTGGCACGCGATACCAAAGTTGAAGGCATGGGCCAGCCGATCAGCATGCCCGTTGGTGATGCCATCAAGGGACGCCTCTTCAATGTAACGGGCAATGCCATCGATGGCATGAAGCCCGTCAGAACCGGTAAGAGCTATCCCATCCACCGAGAGGCTCCGAGATTCGAGGACCTCACCACCAGCACTGAAGTGCTTTTCACGGGCATCAAGGTGATCGATCTGATCGAGCCCTACGCCAAAGGCGGCAAGATCGGATTGTTCGGCGGCGCTGGCGTGGGCAAGACCGTGCTGATCCAAGAGCTGATCAACAACATCGCCAAGGGCTACAGCGGCTACAGCGTGTTCGCCGGCGTGGGTGAGCGCACCCGCGAAGGGAATGACCTGCTGCGCGAGATGATCGAAGCCGGCATCATCAAATACGGTGAAGGCTTCAAGCACAGCATGGAAGAGGGCGGCTGGGACCTGAGCAAGGTCGATTACGACGCGCTCAGCAGCAGTCAGGCCACCTTCATCTTCGGTCAGATGAATGAGCCTCCTGGAGCCCGCGCCCGCGTGGCGCTGAGCGGTCTCACCCTGGCCGAGTACTTCCGCGATGGCGATGAGCAGAGCGGTGGCCGCGACATCCTTTTCTTCGTCGATAACATCTTCCGGTTCACCCAGGCAGGTTCTGAGGTGAGCGCGCTCCTAGGCCGGATGCCGAGCGCTGTGGGTTACCAGCCTACCCTGGCCACCGAGATGGGCGCCATGCAAGAGCGGATCACCTCCACCAAGCGCGGCTCCATCACCAGCGTGCAAGCGGTGTATGTGCCAGCTGATGACTTGACCGATCCCGCACCGGCCACCACGTTCGCGCACTTGGATGCCACGACCGTGCTGAGCCGGAAGATCGCCGAGCTCGGGATCTACCCATCGGTCGACCCGCTGGATAGCACCAGCCGGATCCTGACCCCATCCATCGTAGGCGACCAGCACTACGACTGCGCCCAGCGCGTGAAGGCCATCCTCCAGCGCTACAAAGAGCTGCAGGATATCATCGCGATCCTCGGCATGGATGAGCTCAGCGAAGAAGACAAGCTCAGCGTTTACCGTGCCCGCAAGGTGCAGCGCTTCCTGAGCCAGCCCTTCTTCGTAGCGGAGCAGTTCACCGGCCTCAAAGGCGTGATGGTGCCCATCGAAGAGACCATCAAGGGCTTCAACATGATCCTCGACGGCGAGATGGACGAATACCCCGAGACCGCCTTCAACCTGAAGGGCAACATCGAGGACGTCATCGCCGCCGGCAAGAAGATGCTGGCCGAGGCAGCGAAAGCATAG
- a CDS encoding nicotinamide mononucleotide transporter, with amino-acid sequence MNWNWLEALAAAGNLAYTVLMLYERRIGWAFGFVASALGVVLFLHAQVYAQAALSAYYVAMGAYGWWSWGKHDGKELNITRRPAQFHAAMILGGLLLAGAINFLLLLMRDAQFTVLDGIATAFSLLATWMLARKILETWAYWIAADLVAIILYALLGLWWYAALYAIYVGISAAALVRWGRQHRA; translated from the coding sequence GTGAACTGGAACTGGCTTGAAGCCCTGGCCGCTGCCGGCAACCTGGCCTACACGGTGCTGATGCTCTACGAGCGCCGCATCGGCTGGGCCTTCGGATTCGTCGCGTCGGCGCTTGGGGTTGTGCTCTTCCTGCATGCACAGGTCTACGCGCAGGCGGCGCTGAGCGCGTACTACGTGGCCATGGGCGCCTATGGCTGGTGGTCGTGGGGCAAGCACGATGGCAAGGAGCTTAACATCACGCGGAGGCCTGCCCAGTTCCACGCCGCCATGATCCTGGGAGGCCTTTTGCTCGCCGGAGCGATCAACTTCCTCTTGCTGCTGATGCGCGATGCGCAATTCACGGTGCTCGATGGCATCGCAACGGCCTTCAGCCTGCTGGCCACATGGATGCTGGCACGCAAGATCCTCGAGACCTGGGCCTATTGGATCGCGGCCGATCTGGTGGCCATCATCCTGTACGCGCTGCTCGGACTCTGGTGGTACGCCGCGCTCTACGCCATTTACGTGGGCATCTCCGCCGCAGCGCTGGTGCGGTGGGGAAGACAGCATCGGGCCTAA
- the recG gene encoding ATP-dependent DNA helicase RecG gives MLDSPIEYLKGVGPQRGDLLRKELGIATFGDLLQHFPFRYIDRSRFHTVRGIAAAADEHQHAQLRGRITAPKLIGEKQARRITATFSDDTGSMELVWFKGLKWVQQSLKHGEEYVVFGKPGAFKGKLNMAHPELELASTWDSGIEASLQPVYSTTEKLAARGLTSRAIWKLQKALLPQIAGSLPETLGAEQVQWLGGITREEAFRQVHAPVDAQRLELARTRLKFEELFFIQLGLLRNKLLTQQQVRGHVFAEVGVKLKTFYAEHLPFELTGAQKRVVKEIRKDMGSGKQMNRLLQGDVGSGKTLVGLLSMLIALDNGFQAALMAPTEILAQQHFSTLSRLLEGMPVVVRLLTGSTKQAERRSILRALRAGEVHIIVGTHALLEDRVVFDRLGLVVIDEQHRFGVAQRARLWAKSEVPPHVLVMTATPIPRTLAMTLYGDLDTSIIDELPPGRKPIRTVHRFDGARNAVFGFLEEELAKGRQVYVVYPLIEESEKSDLKDVTDGFESLSRRFPLPRYAVGIIHGRMDPATKDYEMARFKKGETSILVSTTVIEVGVDVPNASVMVIENAERFGLSQLHQLRGRVGRGAEQSFCILMTGDKLSSDARTRLSTMVRTNDGFQIAETDLRLRGPGDLLGTQQSGLPQLRIADLVEDQELLQQARQAAQRVLDSDPALSAPQHAPIARAIAERKQQVAWGRIS, from the coding sequence ATGCTCGATAGTCCGATTGAATACCTCAAGGGCGTTGGTCCGCAGCGCGGCGATCTGCTGCGCAAGGAGTTGGGCATCGCCACCTTCGGCGATCTGCTCCAGCATTTCCCTTTCCGCTACATCGATCGCAGCCGCTTCCATACGGTGCGCGGGATCGCCGCCGCTGCCGATGAGCATCAGCATGCGCAGCTGCGCGGCCGCATCACTGCGCCGAAACTGATCGGCGAGAAGCAGGCGCGGCGCATCACGGCCACCTTCAGCGACGACACGGGCAGCATGGAGCTGGTCTGGTTCAAGGGCCTGAAATGGGTGCAGCAATCGCTGAAGCACGGTGAGGAATACGTGGTATTCGGCAAGCCCGGCGCCTTCAAGGGGAAACTGAACATGGCGCACCCGGAGCTGGAACTCGCTTCAACCTGGGACAGCGGGATTGAGGCGTCGCTCCAACCGGTGTACAGCACCACGGAGAAGCTCGCCGCACGAGGGCTCACCAGCCGCGCCATTTGGAAGCTGCAGAAAGCCCTGCTGCCGCAGATCGCAGGCTCGCTGCCCGAGACGCTCGGCGCGGAGCAGGTGCAATGGCTCGGGGGCATCACGCGCGAAGAGGCTTTTCGCCAGGTGCACGCGCCGGTGGATGCCCAACGGCTCGAACTGGCCCGCACCCGATTGAAGTTCGAGGAGCTCTTCTTCATCCAGCTCGGCCTGCTCCGAAACAAACTGCTCACGCAGCAGCAGGTGCGCGGCCATGTCTTCGCCGAAGTGGGCGTGAAGCTGAAGACCTTCTATGCGGAGCATCTGCCCTTCGAGCTCACCGGTGCGCAGAAGCGCGTGGTGAAGGAGATCCGCAAGGACATGGGCAGCGGCAAGCAGATGAACCGATTGCTGCAAGGCGATGTGGGCAGCGGCAAGACCCTCGTGGGCCTTCTCAGCATGCTCATCGCGCTCGACAACGGATTCCAGGCCGCGTTGATGGCGCCTACGGAGATCCTCGCGCAGCAGCACTTCTCCACGCTCTCGCGCTTGCTCGAAGGCATGCCCGTGGTGGTGCGCCTGCTCACCGGCAGCACCAAGCAGGCCGAGCGCAGGAGCATCCTCCGAGCGCTCCGGGCCGGTGAGGTGCACATCATCGTGGGCACGCATGCGCTGCTCGAGGACCGCGTGGTGTTCGATCGCCTCGGCCTCGTGGTGATCGATGAGCAGCACCGTTTCGGCGTGGCGCAGCGCGCGCGGCTCTGGGCCAAGAGCGAGGTGCCGCCGCACGTGCTGGTGATGACCGCCACGCCCATCCCGCGCACCCTGGCGATGACGCTCTATGGCGACCTTGATACGAGCATCATCGACGAGCTGCCACCCGGCCGAAAGCCGATCCGCACCGTGCACCGCTTCGATGGCGCGCGGAACGCCGTGTTCGGATTCCTGGAAGAGGAGCTCGCGAAGGGCCGACAGGTGTACGTGGTCTATCCGCTGATTGAAGAGAGCGAGAAGAGCGACCTGAAGGATGTGACCGATGGATTCGAGAGCCTGAGCCGCCGATTCCCTCTGCCGCGTTACGCGGTCGGCATCATCCATGGCCGCATGGACCCCGCGACCAAGGACTACGAGATGGCTCGGTTCAAGAAGGGCGAGACGAGCATCCTGGTGAGCACCACGGTGATCGAGGTGGGTGTGGATGTGCCGAACGCCAGCGTGATGGTGATCGAGAACGCCGAGCGCTTCGGCCTTTCCCAATTGCATCAGTTGCGCGGCCGCGTGGGGCGAGGCGCAGAGCAGAGTTTCTGCATCCTCATGACCGGCGACAAGCTCTCCAGCGATGCCCGAACCCGCCTTTCCACCATGGTGCGCACCAACGATGGCTTCCAGATCGCGGAAACCGACCTGCGCCTGCGGGGCCCCGGCGACCTGCTCGGCACGCAGCAGAGCGGATTGCCGCAATTGCGGATCGCCGACCTGGTGGAGGACCAGGAGCTGCTGCAGCAGGCGAGACAAGCCGCCCAGCGCGTGCTCGACAGCGACCCAGCGCTATCCGCGCCGCAGCATGCGCCCATCGCCCGCGCCATCGCTGAGCGCAAGCAGCAGGTGGCCTGGGGCCGGATAAGCTGA